From a single Kitasatospora sp. NBC_00458 genomic region:
- the rpsO gene encoding 30S ribosomal protein S15 — MALAPDVKKQIIAEFGQKEGDTGSPEVQVAMLSRRISDLTEHLKAHKHDHHSRRGLLILVGQRRRLLQYLAKKDIERFRALVDRLGIRRGAAGGAR; from the coding sequence GTGGCTCTCGCCCCTGACGTCAAGAAGCAGATCATCGCCGAGTTCGGCCAGAAGGAGGGCGACACCGGCTCCCCCGAGGTCCAGGTCGCCATGCTCTCCCGCCGCATCTCGGACCTGACCGAGCACCTCAAGGCCCACAAGCACGACCACCACTCGCGCCGCGGCCTGCTGATCCTGGTCGGTCAGCGCCGTCGTCTGCTGCAGTACCTGGCCAAGAAGGACATCGAGCGCTTCCGTGCGCTCGTCGACCGCCTGGGCATCCGCCGCGGTGCCGCCGGCGGCGCCCGCTAA
- the eccD gene encoding type VII secretion integral membrane protein EccD has product MSTPAMTGFCRVTVVAPDSRIDVALPEDIPLADVYPEVLRLSNQTQPDGAPTGFHLVRRDGTVLDGGLSLGAQQVRDGDLLSLRPFAESLPPAVYDDVADAIATAGEADRRFWSAELMRAFGLTGAGVLLTLLGFTLWSADPRHDVHGLPGVLSGIAAVLLTAFAGVRARVYRDAGAGLALGLGALPHALVAGSGILSPTTPGDGPGRLQFLTGCVAVLVVAVLLVGLLPEKDAPFVAAAFTAAAGALAAFAAVLLPGTPADHIAAVTGVAAVAAVGFLPGLSARFARLPVGFSAPGQTRTRTRGREHDEDADRAELVQYERIAHQARRGHEVLVGLVGGCAAVIVGACAVLGFTGGTFPELLALALGLATMLRARLFRYTAQVLGLTVAGLSCLSLLVVGLALHTPRFLLQAGPGSTGADLRTVWLTASIALGAAVLTAVALVVPRLGVSPFWGRVLDLVDSLTLMALVPLVLAVLDVYRLVRGATG; this is encoded by the coding sequence ATGAGCACCCCCGCCATGACCGGTTTCTGCCGGGTCACCGTCGTCGCGCCGGACAGCCGGATCGACGTCGCGCTGCCCGAGGACATCCCGCTCGCGGACGTCTACCCCGAGGTGCTGCGCCTGTCCAACCAGACCCAGCCGGACGGCGCCCCCACCGGCTTCCACCTCGTCCGCCGTGACGGCACCGTCCTCGACGGCGGCCTGTCGCTCGGCGCCCAACAGGTCCGCGACGGCGACCTGCTCAGCCTCCGGCCCTTCGCCGAGTCGCTGCCGCCCGCCGTCTACGACGACGTCGCCGACGCCATCGCCACCGCCGGCGAGGCCGACCGCCGGTTCTGGAGCGCGGAACTGATGCGGGCCTTCGGCCTGACCGGCGCCGGCGTGCTGCTCACCCTGCTCGGCTTCACGCTCTGGTCCGCCGATCCGCGCCACGACGTGCACGGCCTGCCCGGCGTGCTCTCCGGCATCGCCGCCGTCCTGCTCACCGCCTTCGCCGGGGTCCGCGCCCGGGTCTACCGGGACGCCGGGGCCGGCCTCGCGCTCGGACTCGGGGCGCTCCCGCACGCCCTGGTCGCCGGCAGCGGGATCCTCTCCCCGACCACTCCGGGCGACGGTCCGGGCCGGCTCCAGTTCCTCACCGGCTGCGTCGCCGTCCTGGTCGTCGCCGTGCTGCTGGTCGGCCTGCTGCCGGAGAAGGACGCGCCGTTCGTCGCCGCCGCCTTCACGGCCGCCGCGGGCGCGCTCGCCGCCTTCGCCGCCGTCCTGCTGCCCGGCACCCCGGCCGACCACATCGCCGCCGTCACCGGCGTCGCCGCCGTCGCCGCCGTCGGCTTCCTGCCCGGCCTCTCCGCCCGCTTCGCCCGGCTGCCCGTCGGCTTCAGCGCCCCGGGCCAGACCCGCACCCGCACCCGCGGCCGCGAGCACGACGAGGACGCCGACCGCGCCGAACTGGTCCAGTACGAGCGGATCGCCCACCAGGCCCGCCGCGGCCACGAGGTGCTGGTCGGCCTGGTCGGCGGCTGCGCCGCGGTGATCGTCGGGGCCTGCGCGGTGCTCGGCTTCACCGGCGGGACGTTCCCCGAACTGCTCGCCCTCGCCCTCGGCCTCGCCACCATGCTCCGCGCCCGGCTGTTCCGCTACACCGCGCAGGTCCTCGGCCTCACCGTCGCCGGGCTGTCCTGCCTCTCGCTGCTCGTCGTCGGGCTCGCCCTGCACACCCCGCGGTTCCTCCTCCAGGCGGGCCCCGGTTCCACCGGCGCCGACCTGCGCACCGTCTGGCTGACCGCCTCGATCGCGCTCGGCGCCGCGGTCCTCACCGCGGTCGCCCTGGTGGTGCCCCGGCTCGGCGTCTCCCCGTTCTGGGGACGGGTCCTGGACCTGGTCGACAGCCTGACGCTGATGGCACTGGTCCCGCTGGTGCTGGCCGTCCTCGACGTCTACCGGCTGGTGCGCGGCGCCACCGGCTGA
- the eccCa gene encoding type VII secretion protein EccCa, translating into MGVITVKRPPRAYPPRVPDEPVELAAPPELPRSGGEDWVMSVLPMLGMGGSAVFFFAPGAQAPMRIMGGLMIVSTVGMVLAQIVRTRRGGSTATADERRDYLKYLQQLRRQVRRTAERQRGAQLFLNPAPDQLWSIVADGRRLWERRTGDPDFAQVRVGRGPVQLATPLVAPQTAPSDELEPLSAAAMQTFLRAHGILQDLPLAVSLRAFYHITVCGDPDTVYGTVRAMVAQLTTLHSPDDLLVTVAAAPGAVDEWEWTKWLPHTQHRKESDGAGPRRLISTGLGALEDLLRDELAGRQRFTRDAVPSPDQPHIVVVMDGASVPPDSVLAGPEGVHGVTIVEVVPGDLDEPSGHLIMTVSPDALVLRAASGVTYEGVPDVLSVWQSEALARQLAPYRASAGDDDEPLLSNLDFTDLMNSGDPGSFDAARSWRQRAQHERLRVPIGVGAGGEHVHLDLKEAAQEGMGPHGLCVGATGSGKSELLRTLVLALAMTHTSETLNFVLADFKGGATFAGMADMPHTSAVITNLEGQLPLVDRMRDAIEGELNRRQELLHRAGNYANIHEYERARAAGVALDPLPSLVLIIDEFSELLTAKPDFIDMFIQIGRIGRSLGVHLLLASQRLEEGKLRGLDTYLSYRIGLRTFSAAESRAAIGVPDAYHLPPVPGVGYLKFGTDVMERFKAAYVSGPYRAPGQQRSTGGRLVTARPVLFTAAEVAASEPLVQEAEPLVVEQDDALVDTVLDVFVQRMVGQGPAAHQVWLPPLDAPPSVDQLLPPLQVVPERGLTPPGYAAPGRLVVPIGTVDKPRDQKRDVLYQDYAGAAGHGLVVGGPRSGKSTVMRTTVASFALTHTPLEVQFYLLDFGGGGLRSLQDLPHVGGVAGRLDAEKVRRTVSEVHGVLNRREELFRVTGLDSIATYRARRAAGQLPGERFGDVFLVIDGWSTFKQEFESLEPVIGDIAQRGLGYGVHLIVTASRYAEVRPALKDLLQNRTELKLGDAMESEVDRRVAQNVPAVPGRGVTADRLHFLTGLPRIGPSGSADDLPDGVAALVRAVDAAWTGPRAPGVRMLPAVLDGHSLPKGFEHPHRGVAFGIDEAELAPAFVNFETDPLFIVFGDTESGKSSLLRMLVKQITERYTPDQAGIVVGDYRRALLGTVPPDYLVEYAAAQPAMTAVVEMLRGACARRLPGPDVTPEQLRNRSWYTGKDMFLVVDDYELVATASGNPLAVLAEFLPFARDIGLRVIVARSAGGAGRSLYEPFMQRMRELGGQGVLLSGNRDEGALLGTVKPQALPPGRGVFVSRRVTGGQTVQTGWLPAP; encoded by the coding sequence ATGGGTGTGATCACGGTCAAGCGGCCGCCCCGGGCCTACCCGCCGAGGGTGCCGGACGAGCCGGTGGAGCTGGCCGCCCCGCCCGAACTGCCCCGGTCGGGCGGCGAGGACTGGGTGATGAGCGTCCTTCCGATGCTCGGGATGGGCGGTTCGGCGGTCTTCTTCTTCGCGCCGGGCGCGCAGGCGCCGATGCGGATCATGGGCGGTCTGATGATCGTCTCGACGGTCGGCATGGTGCTCGCCCAGATCGTCCGGACCCGCAGGGGCGGCTCCACCGCCACCGCGGACGAGCGCCGCGACTACCTCAAGTACCTGCAGCAGCTGCGCCGCCAGGTCCGCCGGACCGCCGAACGCCAGCGCGGCGCACAGCTGTTCCTCAACCCGGCGCCCGACCAGCTCTGGTCGATCGTGGCGGACGGCCGGCGGCTCTGGGAACGGCGCACCGGCGACCCCGACTTCGCGCAGGTCCGGGTCGGGCGGGGGCCGGTGCAGCTGGCCACCCCGCTGGTCGCGCCGCAGACCGCGCCGTCGGACGAGCTGGAGCCGCTCTCGGCGGCCGCGATGCAGACCTTCCTGAGGGCCCACGGCATCCTGCAGGACCTGCCGTTGGCGGTCTCGCTGCGCGCCTTCTACCACATCACGGTGTGCGGGGACCCGGACACCGTGTACGGCACCGTGCGGGCGATGGTCGCCCAGTTGACGACGCTCCACTCCCCGGACGACCTGCTGGTGACGGTGGCCGCGGCGCCGGGCGCGGTGGACGAGTGGGAGTGGACCAAGTGGCTCCCGCACACCCAGCACCGCAAGGAGAGCGACGGCGCCGGACCGCGCCGGCTGATCTCGACCGGCCTCGGCGCGCTGGAGGACCTGCTGCGGGACGAACTGGCCGGCCGCCAGCGGTTCACCCGGGACGCCGTGCCGTCCCCGGACCAGCCGCACATCGTCGTCGTGATGGACGGCGCGTCGGTGCCGCCGGACTCGGTGCTGGCCGGCCCGGAGGGCGTGCACGGGGTGACGATCGTCGAGGTGGTCCCGGGCGATCTGGACGAGCCGAGCGGGCACCTGATCATGACGGTCTCGCCGGACGCCCTGGTGCTCCGCGCCGCGTCGGGCGTGACGTACGAGGGCGTCCCGGACGTCCTGTCGGTCTGGCAATCGGAGGCGCTGGCACGCCAGTTGGCCCCGTACCGGGCGTCCGCCGGGGACGACGACGAACCGCTGCTGTCCAACCTGGACTTCACCGACCTGATGAACTCGGGCGACCCGGGCTCCTTCGACGCGGCCCGCAGCTGGCGGCAGCGGGCGCAGCACGAGCGGCTGCGGGTGCCGATCGGGGTCGGGGCCGGGGGCGAGCACGTCCACCTGGACCTCAAGGAGGCCGCGCAGGAGGGCATGGGCCCGCACGGCCTGTGCGTCGGCGCGACCGGCTCCGGCAAGTCGGAGCTGCTCCGGACCCTGGTGCTGGCGCTGGCGATGACGCACACCTCGGAGACGCTGAACTTCGTGCTCGCCGACTTCAAGGGCGGGGCGACGTTCGCCGGCATGGCGGACATGCCGCACACCTCCGCGGTGATCACCAACCTGGAGGGGCAGCTCCCCCTGGTCGACCGCATGCGGGACGCGATCGAGGGCGAGCTCAACCGCCGCCAGGAGCTGCTGCACCGGGCGGGCAACTACGCCAACATCCACGAGTACGAGCGGGCCCGGGCGGCCGGCGTGGCGCTGGACCCGCTGCCCTCACTGGTGCTGATCATCGACGAGTTCTCCGAACTCCTCACCGCCAAGCCCGACTTCATCGACATGTTCATCCAGATCGGGAGGATCGGGCGGTCGCTGGGGGTGCACCTGCTGCTGGCCTCGCAGCGCCTGGAGGAGGGCAAGCTGCGCGGCCTGGACACCTACCTCTCGTACCGGATCGGCCTGCGCACCTTCTCGGCGGCCGAGTCGCGGGCGGCGATCGGCGTGCCGGACGCGTACCACCTGCCGCCGGTGCCGGGCGTCGGCTACCTGAAGTTCGGCACCGACGTGATGGAGCGGTTCAAGGCCGCGTACGTGTCGGGGCCGTACCGGGCACCCGGGCAGCAGCGGTCGACGGGCGGACGGCTGGTGACGGCGCGGCCGGTGCTGTTCACGGCGGCCGAGGTGGCGGCGTCGGAGCCGCTCGTACAGGAGGCCGAGCCGCTCGTCGTGGAACAGGACGACGCACTCGTGGACACCGTGCTGGACGTGTTCGTGCAGCGGATGGTGGGCCAGGGTCCGGCCGCGCACCAGGTGTGGCTGCCGCCGCTGGACGCGCCGCCGAGCGTGGACCAGCTACTGCCGCCGCTCCAGGTGGTGCCGGAGCGCGGGCTGACCCCGCCCGGGTACGCGGCGCCGGGCCGGCTGGTGGTGCCGATCGGCACCGTCGACAAGCCGCGGGACCAGAAGCGCGACGTCCTCTACCAGGACTACGCGGGGGCGGCCGGGCACGGCCTGGTCGTCGGCGGCCCGCGGTCCGGGAAGTCGACGGTGATGCGCACCACGGTGGCCTCGTTCGCGCTCACCCACACCCCGCTGGAGGTGCAGTTCTACCTGCTGGACTTCGGCGGCGGCGGGCTCCGGTCGCTCCAGGACCTGCCGCACGTCGGCGGGGTGGCCGGGCGGCTGGACGCCGAGAAGGTGCGCCGGACGGTCTCCGAGGTGCACGGGGTGCTGAACCGGCGGGAGGAGCTGTTCCGGGTGACCGGGCTCGACTCGATCGCGACCTACCGGGCCCGCCGGGCGGCCGGGCAGCTGCCGGGCGAGCGGTTCGGCGACGTCTTCCTGGTGATCGACGGCTGGAGCACCTTCAAGCAGGAGTTCGAGTCGCTGGAGCCGGTGATCGGCGACATCGCCCAGCGCGGCCTCGGCTACGGCGTCCACCTGATCGTCACCGCGAGCCGGTACGCGGAGGTGCGGCCCGCGCTCAAGGACCTGCTGCAGAACCGGACCGAGCTGAAGCTCGGCGACGCCATGGAGTCCGAGGTGGACCGCCGGGTGGCGCAGAACGTGCCGGCCGTCCCGGGGCGCGGGGTCACCGCGGACCGGCTGCACTTCCTCACCGGCCTGCCGCGGATCGGCCCGTCGGGCTCGGCGGACGACCTCCCGGACGGCGTGGCCGCGCTGGTCAGGGCGGTCGACGCGGCCTGGACGGGCCCGCGCGCACCGGGCGTGCGGATGCTGCCGGCGGTGCTGGACGGCCACTCGCTGCCGAAGGGCTTCGAGCACCCCCACCGGGGCGTCGCGTTCGGCATCGACGAGGCGGAGCTGGCGCCGGCCTTCGTCAACTTCGAGACCGACCCGCTGTTCATCGTCTTCGGCGACACCGAGTCCGGGAAGTCGTCGCTGCTGCGGATGCTGGTCAAGCAGATCACCGAGCGGTACACCCCGGACCAGGCCGGCATCGTGGTGGGCGACTACCGGCGCGCGCTGCTCGGCACCGTGCCGCCGGACTACCTGGTGGAGTACGCGGCCGCGCAGCCGGCCATGACCGCGGTGGTCGAGATGCTGCGCGGGGCGTGCGCCCGCCGCCTGCCCGGCCCGGACGTGACCCCCGAGCAGCTGCGCAACCGCAGCTGGTACACCGGCAAGGACATGTTCCTGGTCGTGGACGACTACGAGCTGGTGGCGACCGCCTCCGGCAACCCGCTGGCCGTGCTGGCCGAGTTCCTGCCGTTCGCCCGCGACATCGGCCTGCGGGTGATCGTCGCGCGGAGCGCGGGCGGGGCCGGGCGGTCGCTGTACGAGCCCTTCATGCAGCGGATGCGCGAACTGGGCGGCCAGGGCGTGCTGCTCTCCGGGAACCGGGACGAGGGCGCGCTGCTGGGCACGGTCAAGCCGCAGGCGCTGCCGCCGGGCCGCGGGGTGTTCGTCTCCCGCCGGGTGACCGGCGGGCAGACGGTGCAGACGGGCTGGCTGCCGGCGCCGTGA
- a CDS encoding APC family permease has translation MTDTLRPPRAVAPATAPGGTPAAPQTLKRSIGVVGGTLLTLSCVTPASTLFVIVPELFSSIGSATALAIAIGSVLCIAVAFCYSELGTLIPSAGGEYAMVGTLAGRLAGWLVFVLSLIVVMIVPSVIALGTADYLAPVLHVDKPIAGAAVMLAATLAGLLDLRANAWITGIFLVLEVVAAGVVSVLGFAHANSGAPSMLHGVVTGEDGVTTTVSIGAVIGALGIALFITQGFSTAVYLSEELENPRRNVSRTVLWTLGISAAVILVPVAAITMGAPDLATLSSGDISGMVTAWSNSAVGTFISLCVALAIINAGIVMVIQNSRVLFASARDKAWPDPVNKAFATLGRFGSPWVATLAVGLPGAALCFVKGELLSEITGVAVTGMYLLVAVAALLSRRDRHKHAAAWRMPLWPAVPVVLIVVLVYIITQLDTVPLLWTGGITAAATLYWLFYLRPRQDTRWVISLPEDQQG, from the coding sequence ATGACCGACACGCTTCGCCCGCCACGCGCCGTAGCACCCGCCACGGCGCCCGGGGGCACCCCCGCCGCCCCGCAGACGCTCAAGCGCTCGATCGGCGTCGTGGGCGGCACCCTGCTCACGCTGTCCTGCGTCACCCCGGCCTCCACGCTCTTCGTGATCGTCCCGGAGCTGTTCTCCAGCATCGGCAGCGCCACCGCGCTCGCCATCGCGATCGGCTCGGTGCTCTGCATCGCGGTCGCCTTCTGCTACTCCGAGCTCGGCACCCTGATCCCCAGCGCCGGCGGCGAGTACGCCATGGTCGGCACCCTGGCCGGACGGCTGGCCGGCTGGCTGGTCTTCGTGCTCTCGCTGATCGTGGTGATGATCGTCCCCTCGGTGATCGCCCTCGGCACCGCCGACTACCTTGCCCCGGTGCTCCACGTCGACAAGCCGATCGCCGGCGCCGCGGTGATGCTCGCCGCCACCCTGGCCGGCCTGCTCGACCTGCGCGCCAACGCCTGGATCACCGGCATCTTCCTGGTCCTGGAGGTCGTCGCGGCCGGCGTCGTCTCGGTGCTCGGCTTCGCGCACGCCAACAGCGGCGCGCCCAGCATGCTGCACGGTGTCGTCACCGGCGAGGACGGCGTCACCACCACGGTGAGCATCGGCGCCGTCATCGGCGCACTCGGCATCGCGCTCTTCATCACCCAGGGCTTCTCCACCGCCGTCTACCTCTCCGAGGAGCTGGAGAACCCCCGCCGCAACGTCTCCCGCACCGTGCTGTGGACGCTGGGCATCTCCGCCGCCGTCATCCTCGTCCCGGTCGCCGCCATCACCATGGGCGCCCCCGACCTGGCGACCCTCAGCTCCGGCGACATCTCCGGCATGGTCACCGCCTGGAGCAACTCCGCGGTCGGCACCTTCATCAGCCTCTGCGTCGCGCTGGCCATCATCAACGCCGGCATCGTCATGGTCATCCAGAACTCCCGGGTGCTCTTCGCCTCGGCCCGTGACAAGGCCTGGCCCGACCCGGTCAACAAGGCCTTCGCCACCCTGGGCCGCTTCGGCTCCCCCTGGGTCGCCACCCTGGCCGTCGGCCTGCCGGGCGCCGCGCTCTGCTTCGTCAAGGGCGAGCTGCTCAGCGAGATCACCGGCGTCGCCGTCACCGGGATGTACCTGCTGGTCGCCGTCGCCGCGCTGCTCTCCCGCCGTGACCGGCACAAGCACGCCGCCGCCTGGCGGATGCCGCTCTGGCCCGCCGTCCCGGTGGTCCTGATCGTCGTGCTGGTCTACATCATCACCCAGCTGGACACCGTGCCCCTGCTGTGGACCGGCGGCATCACCGCCGCCGCCACCCTCTACTGGCTGTTCTACCTGCGCCCCCGGCAGGACACCCGCTGGGTGATCAGCCTCCCCGAGGACCAGCAGGGCTGA
- a CDS encoding SigE family RNA polymerase sigma factor — MGRTGGTREVRDGEFLELVAGHTGRLYRSACLLTSGDTHYAEDLVQEALGRMYVLWRRRGWSGGRHRVDNPGAYVHTVMVRTFLAQQRRRSSGERPTGELPEPEGREADRALRLTMLDALDGLSAKDRAVLVLRYWEDRSVEETAEVLRVSSGAVRTRTTRALERLRSQLGDSLPELAAR; from the coding sequence ATGGGGCGGACCGGGGGCACACGCGAGGTCAGGGACGGGGAGTTCCTGGAACTCGTGGCCGGCCACACCGGGCGGCTGTACCGCTCGGCGTGCCTGCTCACCAGCGGCGACACCCACTACGCCGAGGACCTCGTCCAGGAGGCCCTCGGCCGGATGTACGTGCTGTGGCGCCGCCGCGGCTGGAGCGGCGGACGGCACCGGGTCGACAACCCCGGCGCCTACGTCCACACCGTCATGGTGCGCACGTTCCTCGCCCAGCAGCGCCGCCGTTCGAGCGGTGAGCGGCCCACGGGGGAGCTGCCCGAGCCGGAGGGCCGGGAGGCGGACCGCGCACTGCGGCTGACCATGCTCGACGCGCTCGACGGGCTGTCGGCGAAGGACCGGGCGGTGCTGGTGCTGCGCTACTGGGAGGACCGCAGCGTGGAGGAGACCGCCGAGGTGCTGAGGGTGTCCTCGGGGGCGGTCCGCACCCGTACCACCCGTGCACTGGAGAGGCTGCGCTCGCAGCTCGGCGACTCGCTTCCCGAGCTGGCCGCCCGCTGA
- the mycP gene encoding type VII secretion-associated serine protease mycosin, whose translation MRGGRVPVVRYRTAAAALAAFAVLGGPSAAPAAAFGPGVAAAGDCGKSAQNVQAVPWSLQRMVLDELWQGGATTGEGVLVAVIDTGVDDRNPQLAGRVVDGGSLLKDKEGRRVEGGGRNDLVGHGTKVAGIIAAGRSEQTGFVGIAPGATVLSIRQNDAEGNGDVHSLVEAIDSAVRQGAAVINISQDVRGAGGIGFVGYDELKAAVDNAETRGVVVVASSGNDGKKGDTYPAAFPTVLAVGASDRNNERTYFSQYGDFVDVAAPGVDMLSTVPRGGQCVDNGTSFAAPYVSGLAALLVGAHRDWRPSQVRAWIEQTAQRTDHKPNEYVGWGVVDPVKAVATAPVSPPDHPVEDPPVRLAAAPIVPRPVGLGETQADRDGRTATYVLGVGALLTALLIGGGVVLRDHRRRTPD comes from the coding sequence ATGAGGGGTGGCAGGGTGCCGGTGGTCAGGTACCGGACGGCGGCCGCGGCGCTGGCGGCGTTCGCGGTGCTCGGCGGACCGTCTGCGGCGCCGGCGGCGGCGTTCGGACCGGGCGTCGCGGCCGCCGGGGACTGCGGGAAGTCCGCGCAGAACGTGCAGGCCGTCCCGTGGTCGCTGCAGCGGATGGTGCTGGACGAGCTCTGGCAGGGCGGCGCGACCACCGGCGAGGGTGTGCTGGTCGCGGTCATCGACACCGGGGTGGACGACCGGAACCCGCAGCTCGCCGGCCGGGTGGTCGACGGCGGTTCGCTGCTGAAGGACAAGGAGGGCAGGCGGGTCGAGGGTGGCGGCCGGAACGACCTGGTCGGCCACGGCACCAAGGTGGCGGGCATCATCGCCGCCGGCCGCAGCGAGCAGACCGGCTTCGTCGGCATCGCACCCGGCGCCACCGTCCTGTCGATCCGGCAGAACGACGCCGAGGGCAACGGCGACGTCCACTCGCTGGTCGAGGCGATCGACTCGGCCGTCCGGCAGGGCGCCGCGGTCATCAACATCTCGCAGGACGTGCGCGGCGCGGGCGGCATCGGCTTCGTCGGCTACGACGAGCTGAAGGCCGCCGTCGACAACGCCGAGACCCGCGGCGTGGTGGTGGTCGCCTCCAGCGGCAACGACGGCAAGAAGGGCGACACCTACCCCGCGGCCTTCCCCACCGTGCTCGCGGTGGGCGCGTCCGACCGCAACAACGAGCGGACCTACTTCTCCCAGTACGGCGACTTCGTGGACGTCGCGGCGCCCGGCGTCGACATGCTCTCCACCGTCCCGCGCGGCGGCCAGTGCGTGGACAACGGCACCAGCTTCGCCGCGCCGTACGTGTCCGGGCTGGCGGCGCTGCTGGTCGGCGCGCACCGGGACTGGCGGCCGAGCCAGGTGCGGGCCTGGATCGAGCAGACCGCGCAGCGCACCGACCACAAGCCGAACGAGTACGTCGGGTGGGGCGTGGTCGACCCGGTGAAGGCGGTCGCCACCGCGCCCGTGTCGCCGCCGGACCACCCCGTGGAGGACCCGCCGGTCCGGCTGGCCGCCGCCCCGATCGTGCCGCGTCCGGTCGGCCTCGGTGAGACGCAGGCCGACCGCGACGGCCGGACCGCGACGTACGTGCTGGGCGTCGGCGCGCTGCTGACGGCCCTGCTGATCGGCGGCGGCGTGGTGCTCCGCGACCACCGCCGGCGGACCCCTGACTGA
- a CDS encoding WXG100 family type VII secretion target, producing MAEHILVDFNTIKSTGSEVRRTAQTISAQLEELKTGVTRIASSWEGVAQQGYQAHQAKWDQRAAHLQQVLAQIADSLDKAAESYQSTENRNATLWTG from the coding sequence GTGGCCGAACACATTCTCGTCGACTTCAACACCATCAAGAGCACCGGCTCGGAGGTCCGCCGGACCGCGCAGACGATCAGCGCCCAGCTTGAGGAGCTGAAGACGGGCGTCACCAGGATCGCCTCCAGCTGGGAGGGTGTCGCCCAGCAGGGCTACCAGGCCCACCAGGCGAAGTGGGACCAGCGCGCCGCCCACCTGCAGCAGGTGCTGGCGCAGATCGCGGACTCCCTCGACAAGGCGGCCGAGAGCTACCAGAGCACCGAGAACCGCAACGCCACCCTCTGGACGGGCTGA
- a CDS encoding WXG100 family type VII secretion target: protein MGQFRTTAQEMLAFAAHMDEVINRINTEIKGLDDLVGSITGGWQGQAAQAYANLQGQFNTDAQELNRSLVAIKEAIELTTRKYAQTDAEQQAAFGAGTV, encoded by the coding sequence ATGGGTCAGTTCAGGACTACGGCTCAGGAGATGCTGGCGTTCGCCGCGCACATGGACGAGGTCATCAACAGGATCAACACCGAGATCAAGGGCCTCGACGACCTGGTGGGCTCGATCACCGGCGGGTGGCAGGGCCAGGCCGCGCAGGCCTACGCGAACCTCCAGGGCCAGTTCAACACGGACGCCCAGGAGCTCAACAGGTCGCTGGTGGCGATCAAGGAAGCGATCGAGCTCACGACCCGGAAGTACGCGCAGACCGACGCCGAGCAGCAGGCGGCCTTCGGCGCCGGCACGGTCTGA